A window of the Candidatus Omnitrophota bacterium genome harbors these coding sequences:
- a CDS encoding ABC transporter permease has protein sequence MNENIFVYMFPGMMLMWVLFIAQNAMADIYGEQEKKTLQRMQTSPTTVNQIVISKILRCFLLCYISEGLLILFTTFVFGMSWGNLFFQILVMGAVNLAITGLLSLVYSLAKRKTQADAISLVVILFSSMLGGGMVPFEEMPVFMKAIGQWTINRMGAQGIQAIIRSEPLTKIVFPFLYSTVFGLISVMAGMHWFKRRLERGEA, from the coding sequence ATGAATGAAAATATCTTCGTATACATGTTCCCCGGCATGATGCTGATGTGGGTTTTGTTCATCGCGCAAAACGCCATGGCGGATATTTACGGCGAGCAGGAAAAAAAAACATTACAGCGGATGCAGACTTCTCCGACGACAGTCAATCAAATCGTTATTTCCAAAATCCTGCGCTGCTTTTTGCTTTGCTATATATCGGAAGGTTTGCTGATTCTATTTACGACGTTCGTCTTCGGAATGAGTTGGGGCAATCTCTTTTTCCAGATTTTGGTGATGGGAGCCGTAAATCTCGCTATCACGGGCCTTTTGTCATTGGTTTACAGTTTGGCGAAAAGGAAAACTCAGGCGGACGCCATATCCCTCGTTGTCATCCTTTTTTCTTCCATGCTGGGAGGCGGCATGGTTCCTTTCGAGGAGATGCCCGTTTTTATGAAAGCCATTGGGCAATGGACAATTAACAGAATGGGAGCGCAAGGCATTCAAGCCATTATTCGCAGCGAACCGCTGACGAAGATCGTCTTTCCGTTTCTATATTCAACCGTCTTTGGATTGATAAGCGTTATGGCTGGAATGCATTGGTTCAAACGGCGTTTGGAGAGAGGAGAGGCGTAA
- a CDS encoding DUF6807 family protein, protein MMLTYIFALSLFQAALPSVDISNARPNGISVPFQINDIRADGFRMGADYSLTWESGGKTLEIPAQVSPQRGGSVFVILPAETVSSPGDIQASIHESAVKKTQSAFQFVERDNKQLYIYEGGQPVLAYNFGVISRIGAPLNRARSCYIHPLYGLDGVPVSEDFPTDHYHHRGLFWTWPQVMVGDKKADIWMANIGGQQFGNWLYKEKGQVCALFGVRNYWHVGGEKVVEEIAEFTVYRVGEAGRAIDVCLRWKSLGEPVSIQGQDAGGYGGFNLRPAPRSPELPVITTSSGVQEKDSNLVPFPWGDYSADFYGRGIVSGVAIFVDKGHSGYPPGWTLRHYGFLGVAWPGNVPLQIPTDRYLEAKYRVWIHKGDCQEGRVEEAFGFFDNPPLLKFNGN, encoded by the coding sequence ATGATGTTGACTTATATTTTCGCGCTATCTCTCTTCCAGGCGGCTCTGCCCTCCGTGGATATCTCCAACGCGCGGCCTAATGGCATTTCCGTCCCGTTTCAGATCAACGATATTCGCGCCGATGGATTTAGGATGGGCGCGGATTATTCTTTAACATGGGAAAGCGGCGGTAAAACGTTGGAAATTCCCGCGCAAGTTTCTCCGCAACGCGGCGGCTCAGTTTTTGTCATTCTTCCCGCCGAGACAGTCTCTTCGCCGGGAGACATCCAGGCTTCTATTCATGAATCGGCAGTAAAGAAAACTCAATCCGCCTTTCAATTCGTCGAACGCGACAATAAACAACTTTATATTTATGAGGGCGGCCAACCGGTTCTCGCCTACAATTTCGGCGTTATTTCCCGCATCGGCGCTCCGCTTAATCGCGCCCGCTCCTGCTACATTCATCCCCTTTACGGTTTAGATGGCGTCCCTGTTTCTGAAGATTTTCCAACGGATCACTATCACCATCGCGGCCTCTTTTGGACATGGCCCCAAGTTATGGTTGGCGACAAGAAGGCGGATATATGGATGGCGAATATCGGCGGACAACAATTCGGGAATTGGCTCTATAAGGAAAAAGGCCAAGTATGCGCTCTATTCGGCGTGCGGAATTATTGGCATGTCGGCGGCGAGAAAGTGGTTGAAGAAATCGCCGAATTTACTGTCTACCGCGTCGGAGAAGCGGGGCGGGCCATCGATGTGTGCTTGCGCTGGAAGTCGCTTGGCGAACCGGTTTCGATTCAAGGCCAAGACGCAGGCGGCTACGGCGGATTCAATCTACGCCCCGCGCCCCGCTCGCCGGAACTGCCGGTGATTACCACTTCGAGCGGAGTGCAGGAAAAAGACAGCAACCTGGTTCCCTTTCCGTGGGGCGATTATTCCGCCGATTTTTACGGGCGGGGGATCGTTTCCGGCGTTGCGATATTCGTCGATAAAGGACACAGCGGCTATCCTCCCGGTTGGACTTTGCGCCATTACGGTTTTCTCGGAGTCGCCTGGCCGGGGAATGTTCCGCTGCAAATTCCCACGGATCGTTATTTGGAAGCCAAATACCGCGTATGGATTCACAAAGGGGATTGCCAAGAAGGCAGGGTGGAGGAGGCTTTTGGCTTTTTCGATAATCCGCCGTTGTTGAAGTTTAATGGGAATTGA
- the thrC gene encoding threonine synthase has protein sequence METTMNLKANVRFQLQCIRCGAAYPTDRFTYVCTQPDCKGLLLVERDEDYIHSLIGGGEEGRRFFDDLRWSEASRRYPTGSGVFLWREFILPGFPEEACLAMHEGCTDLFEIPQWLCKEQGLGPTFIKLEGQNPSGSFKDRGMSVAVSETLRLQMDYPDLRINGVCCASTGDTSASAAAYAAYARDRLQCIILVPNQKISVAQLTQALQFGAKVIPVDHPDGFDGCMRIIQQFSAAHPELVLVNSKNAFRIAGQETIPLEICQDLQWKVPDWIAIPVGNAGNLTALLSGLKRAHHHGLIDRLPGILVGQAEVCDTLVRWDEQNRKPEAYKPGKHQPSVASAANICDPVSFPRVAQLIRAFDAHFFRASEEQIQDAQMAIARGGVDICPQTGIALSALLQARANGTVKENETVVTISTATGLKFAESSSAYHTGDNKYANHFRVAQGSVEAVEKVVAAWE, from the coding sequence CGAGGATTACATCCACAGCCTGATCGGCGGCGGAGAAGAAGGCCGCCGCTTCTTCGACGATCTCCGCTGGAGCGAAGCCTCGCGGCGCTATCCCACCGGTTCCGGCGTCTTTTTGTGGCGCGAGTTTATCCTTCCCGGTTTTCCCGAAGAAGCGTGCCTGGCCATGCATGAAGGCTGCACCGACTTGTTCGAAATTCCGCAGTGGCTTTGCAAAGAACAAGGATTGGGACCGACGTTTATCAAATTGGAAGGGCAGAATCCCAGCGGCAGTTTCAAAGACCGGGGCATGTCGGTCGCCGTCAGCGAAACGCTGCGCCTGCAAATGGATTATCCCGATTTGCGCATCAACGGCGTTTGCTGCGCATCCACGGGCGATACGTCCGCCTCGGCGGCGGCCTATGCGGCATACGCTCGCGATCGGCTCCAGTGCATCATTCTCGTTCCCAACCAAAAAATTTCCGTAGCGCAATTGACTCAAGCGCTGCAATTCGGGGCCAAGGTGATCCCCGTCGATCATCCCGACGGCTTCGACGGCTGTATGAGAATCATTCAACAATTCAGCGCCGCCCATCCCGAACTGGTTTTGGTCAACTCCAAGAACGCCTTCCGCATCGCCGGGCAGGAAACGATTCCCCTGGAAATCTGCCAGGATTTGCAATGGAAAGTTCCCGACTGGATCGCCATTCCCGTCGGCAACGCCGGAAATTTAACGGCGTTGCTTTCGGGATTGAAGCGCGCTCATCATCATGGACTCATCGACCGCCTTCCCGGCATTCTTGTGGGACAAGCGGAAGTATGCGATACGCTGGTCCGTTGGGACGAACAGAACCGCAAGCCGGAAGCCTACAAGCCCGGCAAGCACCAACCCAGCGTGGCCTCGGCGGCGAATATCTGCGATCCGGTTTCGTTTCCCCGCGTGGCGCAATTGATCCGCGCCTTCGACGCGCATTTCTTCCGCGCTTCCGAGGAGCAGATTCAAGACGCGCAAATGGCCATAGCGCGCGGCGGCGTCGATATCTGCCCCCAAACGGGAATCGCTCTATCTGCTTTGCTGCAAGCGCGCGCCAATGGAACCGTGAAGGAAAACGAGACCGTCGTAACCATCAGCACGGCCACCGGCTTGAAATTCGCCGAATCTTCCTCCGCCTATCACACGGGCGACAACAAATACGCCAATCACTTCCGAGTAGCCCAAGGCAGCGTCGAGGCCGTAGAAAAGGTCGTAGCAGCTTGGGAATGA
- a CDS encoding MotA/TolQ/ExbB proton channel family protein translates to MNPLYFFVGEFILLLVIAATLWFGGTISIFIDWPSLIFILVGCPATLLMSFSPQEIAAAFRHAVGGEWDLDEQRRSAYIWECAVRNLLLLGAVGTIIGLVQMLQNLMDPSQIGPAMCAAVITFLYGVVFSIVFPIPALYAIKKRIQDSSIEEN, encoded by the coding sequence ATGAATCCGTTATATTTTTTCGTTGGCGAATTTATCTTATTGTTAGTTATCGCCGCCACGCTATGGTTTGGCGGAACGATAAGCATTTTCATCGATTGGCCCAGCCTGATTTTCATCCTTGTCGGGTGTCCAGCGACGCTCTTGATGAGTTTCTCGCCCCAAGAAATCGCCGCCGCCTTTCGTCATGCCGTCGGCGGCGAGTGGGATTTGGACGAACAGCGGCGCTCCGCCTACATTTGGGAATGCGCCGTGCGTAATCTGCTGCTGCTGGGCGCCGTCGGAACCATCATCGGTTTGGTGCAGATGTTGCAAAACCTCATGGATCCCTCCCAGATTGGTCCGGCAATGTGCGCGGCCGTCATTACGTTCCTCTACGGCGTTGTTTTCAGCATCGTCTTTCCGATTCCAGCCCTTTACGCCATCAAGAAACGCATCCAGGACTCGTCGATCGAAGAGAATTGA
- a CDS encoding RNA polymerase sigma factor gives MNEDRCPYERLIRPIEDRMIRSIWRIVRDPDDTRDALQEALSIIWKRIDRVQEHINPAALILKICVDAAYDALRRKMRRLDHEENDAAIPEIPDRFPLALERLMGEDMEKEIMEAIAQLPRNQASALLMRIVQEHSYADIAQALGCSEATARIHASRARAKLSLLLSHLDPIPARSG, from the coding sequence ATGAACGAGGATCGATGTCCATACGAACGGCTGATCCGCCCCATTGAAGATCGAATGATCCGGTCGATCTGGCGCATCGTCCGCGATCCCGACGATACCCGCGACGCGCTGCAGGAAGCGCTATCCATTATATGGAAGCGAATCGATCGCGTCCAAGAGCATATCAATCCGGCGGCGTTGATCCTCAAAATCTGCGTTGACGCCGCCTACGATGCGCTGCGGAGAAAAATGCGCCGCCTGGATCATGAAGAGAACGATGCGGCTATTCCGGAAATTCCCGACCGGTTTCCTCTTGCTTTGGAGCGATTGATGGGCGAGGACATGGAAAAAGAGATCATGGAAGCGATTGCCCAACTTCCCCGAAATCAAGCGTCCGCGCTTTTAATGCGGATCGTGCAGGAACATTCTTACGCCGATATAGCGCAGGCGTTAGGATGCAGCGAAGCCACAGCCCGCATTCACGCATCGCGAGCCAGGGCGAAGCTAAGTTTGCTTCTATCTCATTTGGATCCAATTCCAGCGAGGAGTGGTTGA
- a CDS encoding ABC transporter permease, with translation MNVLRIALNDLRRILKNRMILFWWLAMPLGFVFFFGGFFNDPNQRSTWMPIFNRDPHELSRLFIDQLRTNGYSIDVRSATETVFNNHWAQAVIIPATFSADLLAGKKIELTFLPGNEDPERVLAAQARLIHAIVKFTGALAETNVAEQEWSDAVRDKFKENLAKPQPLTIEEKKHSSLRPPPIKFAFALPSYLIMFVMMNTIMAGGLTLTHDRMLKQLARLMCAPVSPSEIFMGKILGNLLQPALQSVLLLAAGYYLFDVPLGDHPLALIPVLLCLGLFCGAFGLLAGSICSTEQQISSLGMLSMMLLSA, from the coding sequence ATGAACGTCTTGCGAATCGCCTTGAACGATCTGCGCCGGATTCTGAAAAACCGGATGATTCTTTTTTGGTGGCTGGCCATGCCGCTAGGCTTCGTCTTCTTTTTCGGGGGCTTTTTCAACGATCCCAACCAACGTTCCACATGGATGCCCATCTTCAATCGCGATCCTCATGAATTATCACGTCTTTTTATCGATCAGTTGAGAACGAACGGCTACTCCATCGATGTACGCTCGGCGACGGAGACCGTATTTAATAACCACTGGGCGCAAGCGGTAATCATTCCCGCGACGTTTTCGGCAGATCTCCTTGCGGGGAAAAAAATCGAATTGACGTTTCTGCCAGGCAACGAAGATCCCGAGCGTGTACTCGCCGCCCAGGCTCGTCTTATTCACGCCATCGTAAAATTTACCGGCGCCTTGGCTGAAACCAACGTCGCTGAACAAGAATGGTCGGACGCCGTCCGGGATAAATTCAAAGAGAATTTAGCCAAGCCGCAACCGCTTACCATCGAAGAAAAGAAGCATTCTTCTCTGCGGCCGCCGCCCATAAAATTCGCTTTCGCTCTTCCCAGCTATTTGATTATGTTCGTTATGATGAATACGATTATGGCGGGGGGGTTGACTTTGACTCACGATCGAATGCTAAAGCAATTGGCGCGATTGATGTGCGCACCCGTTTCGCCCTCGGAAATCTTCATGGGAAAAATATTGGGGAATTTGTTGCAACCCGCCCTGCAATCCGTCCTGCTTTTAGCGGCGGGATACTATCTTTTCGATGTGCCTTTGGGAGACCACCCTCTCGCTTTGATTCCCGTATTGCTTTGTTTGGGATTATTCTGCGGGGCCTTTGGCCTTTTGGCGGGCTCCATCTGTTCCACGGAACAACAGATATCCAGTTTAGGAATGCTTTCCATGATGCTGCTTTCCGCTTT
- a CDS encoding ABC transporter permease, with protein sequence MNIVLSLLKKDLLRDWKHPWGTLIMISIPLLMGSIISIMFGGSGEKMAKRITVPIAIMDEDDSFFSGMLRSISSQGDANQQIQLRLVDKVEDGIALLEKRRAAAFLVLPKNMTSDLLNGATAAIQLYKNPAQALLPKIVEQGADLLAVGISEAINLVGPELQTMKDFINRDVFPTTEEATANFEKTMDKMRGVQTYFFPPIITFRVIAADDYIASVSKIENASPSLENVHE encoded by the coding sequence TTGAATATCGTTCTATCCCTTCTCAAAAAAGACCTATTACGGGATTGGAAGCATCCGTGGGGAACGCTCATCATGATCTCCATTCCTCTCCTGATGGGATCGATCATTTCCATTATGTTCGGCGGCTCAGGAGAAAAGATGGCGAAGAGAATCACGGTTCCCATCGCCATCATGGATGAAGACGACAGTTTTTTTTCCGGGATGCTGCGATCGATAAGTTCACAGGGAGACGCCAACCAACAGATTCAATTGCGTCTCGTCGATAAGGTGGAGGATGGAATTGCCTTGTTGGAAAAACGCCGCGCCGCCGCTTTTCTTGTCTTGCCGAAAAATATGACGAGCGATTTGCTCAATGGCGCTACGGCGGCCATTCAACTCTACAAAAATCCCGCCCAGGCCTTACTGCCTAAAATCGTCGAGCAAGGCGCGGATTTGTTGGCCGTCGGCATTTCCGAAGCCATCAATCTGGTCGGTCCAGAATTGCAAACGATGAAAGATTTTATCAATAGAGACGTCTTTCCCACTACGGAAGAAGCCACTGCCAATTTCGAGAAGACGATGGATAAAATGCGCGGCGTACAAACCTATTTTTTCCCCCCTATTATCACTTTCCGCGTCATCGCCGCCGACGACTATATCGCCTCCGTTTCCAAAATCGAAAACGCATCGCCATCGCTGGAGAACGTCCATGAATGA
- a CDS encoding ABC transporter ATP-binding protein produces MIEVERLCKSYGSLRAVNDISFQVNEGELFGFVGPNGAGKTTTLSMISGLLKPDSGRILADEFDVWQTPIAAKRIMGLVPQDLAIYEELTARENLRFWGGLYGLAHAELKANIEQWLDRVGLSDRANDPVSKYSGGMKRRLNLAIGLVHNPKIVLLDEPTVGIDPQARNNVLNLIREIAQSGTTILFTTHHLEEAEALCQRIAIMDHGKILATGSVDELAKVVGDGDIVSIHGQFTAIHFKTALQNEPISYVNLTDGTAILNLPPDGFHVAALVQKLSEAGVEIADLSVQKPTLENVFLKLTGRELRD; encoded by the coding sequence ATGATCGAAGTCGAACGCCTTTGCAAAAGTTATGGAAGCCTGCGTGCGGTGAACGATATCTCCTTCCAAGTTAACGAAGGGGAATTGTTCGGCTTTGTGGGACCGAACGGCGCTGGGAAAACTACAACCCTTTCTATGATCTCCGGTTTGTTAAAGCCTGACTCCGGACGCATTCTCGCCGACGAGTTCGACGTATGGCAAACGCCCATTGCCGCCAAGCGCATTATGGGACTGGTTCCGCAAGACCTGGCCATCTATGAAGAGTTGACGGCGCGGGAAAATCTACGCTTTTGGGGCGGCCTGTATGGCCTTGCTCACGCAGAGTTAAAAGCCAATATCGAACAATGGTTGGATCGCGTGGGCTTGTCCGACCGGGCCAACGATCCCGTTTCCAAATATTCCGGCGGCATGAAGCGGCGTTTAAATCTGGCCATTGGTTTGGTCCATAATCCTAAAATCGTCTTGTTGGACGAACCGACCGTCGGCATCGATCCGCAAGCGAGAAACAATGTATTGAATCTGATCCGCGAAATCGCTCAGTCTGGAACCACGATTCTCTTCACCACCCATCATCTCGAAGAAGCGGAAGCCCTCTGCCAACGCATCGCCATCATGGATCATGGAAAAATCCTCGCGACCGGTTCCGTGGACGAGTTGGCGAAAGTGGTGGGGGATGGGGACATCGTCTCTATTCACGGACAGTTTACGGCGATTCATTTTAAAACCGCCCTGCAAAACGAACCGATCTCTTACGTAAACCTGACGGATGGAACGGCGATTCTTAATCTGCCTCCGGATGGCTTCCACGTCGCCGCCTTAGTGCAGAAATTGAGCGAAGCCGGCGTCGAAATCGCCGATTTATCCGTGCAGAAACCTACTCTGGAAAATGTATTTCTCAAATTGACCGGAAGAGAGTTGCGAGATTGA
- a CDS encoding alpha-L-fucosidase encodes MKRLFLLIAFILIGLSPLIGNTEPNSPLPLCPPLPTAQQLAWQGLEYIAFAHFGVNTFTDREWGEGTEDPAIFNPTEFDAHQWVKTLQDAGMKLLILTAKHHDGFCLWPSQYTEHCVKNTPWRGGKGDVVREISDACREGGVKLGIYLSPWDRHEPSYGDSPVYNEHFKNQLRELLSNYGDIAEVWFDGACGEGPNGKKQVYDFEGYYKVIRELQPNAVIAIMGPDVRWVGNESGVARETEWSVQTVSPESNSQAHTGVNPASFNKTVVTGSWRFLSDKPHEEGPLAWYPAECDVSIRPGWFYHAKEDNKVKSLEQLLDIYYQSVGRNSVLLLNLPPDRRGLIHENDAARLRELRRVLDDTFKTDLALHGSAAADNVRGYDSQYGPACAVDGLSGTYWAADDGVMAAQLVFDLHAKKTFDVAMLQEPVWLGQRIAEFKLEAETKDGWKEIAQGTTIGYKRLMRFPAVSASRVRLKILQSRACPAINNF; translated from the coding sequence GTGAAACGTCTATTCTTGCTCATCGCATTCATTCTCATTGGTTTATCGCCGTTAATTGGAAACACCGAACCTAACTCGCCTCTGCCGCTTTGCCCGCCGCTGCCCACGGCGCAGCAACTGGCCTGGCAGGGATTAGAGTACATCGCCTTCGCCCATTTCGGCGTCAATACGTTTACCGACCGCGAATGGGGCGAAGGAACCGAAGACCCTGCGATCTTCAATCCTACCGAATTCGACGCCCATCAGTGGGTAAAAACGCTGCAAGACGCGGGGATGAAATTGCTCATCCTCACCGCCAAGCATCATGACGGCTTCTGCTTGTGGCCGAGCCAATATACGGAGCATTGCGTCAAAAACACCCCCTGGCGGGGCGGCAAAGGCGACGTGGTGCGCGAAATATCGGACGCCTGCCGCGAGGGCGGCGTCAAGTTGGGTATCTATCTTTCGCCGTGGGACCGGCATGAACCAAGTTACGGCGACTCCCCGGTTTACAACGAGCATTTCAAAAATCAATTGCGGGAGTTGCTGTCGAATTACGGCGACATCGCCGAAGTCTGGTTCGACGGCGCTTGCGGCGAAGGGCCGAACGGAAAAAAACAGGTCTACGATTTTGAAGGTTATTATAAAGTCATCCGCGAACTCCAGCCTAATGCCGTCATCGCCATCATGGGGCCGGACGTGCGCTGGGTGGGCAACGAATCCGGCGTAGCCCGCGAGACGGAATGGAGCGTGCAGACCGTCTCTCCCGAATCCAATTCCCAAGCCCATACCGGCGTCAATCCCGCCTCCTTCAACAAAACGGTAGTAACGGGAAGCTGGCGTTTTTTATCGGACAAGCCGCACGAGGAAGGGCCGCTGGCCTGGTATCCCGCCGAGTGCGACGTCTCCATCCGCCCCGGCTGGTTCTATCATGCCAAAGAGGACAATAAGGTGAAATCGCTGGAGCAATTGCTCGATATCTATTATCAATCTGTAGGACGCAACAGCGTTTTGCTGTTGAATCTGCCGCCCGACCGACGGGGATTGATCCACGAGAACGACGCGGCGCGGCTGCGGGAATTGCGGCGGGTATTGGACGATACTTTCAAGACTGACTTGGCGCTGCATGGCTCCGCTGCCGCCGATAATGTACGGGGCTACGATTCTCAATACGGCCCCGCCTGCGCCGTGGACGGCCTGAGCGGTACCTATTGGGCCGCCGACGACGGCGTAATGGCGGCGCAGTTGGTTTTCGATCTCCATGCCAAAAAGACTTTCGACGTGGCCATGCTGCAAGAGCCGGTCTGGCTGGGACAACGGATCGCCGAATTCAAACTGGAAGCGGAAACGAAGGACGGATGGAAGGAAATCGCTCAAGGAACAACCATCGGCTACAAGCGCCTGATGCGCTTCCCGGCGGTTTCGGCGTCCCGCGTGAGGCTGAAGATTCTCCAATCCCGCGCCTGCCCGGCGATCAACAATTTC